A genomic segment from Callithrix jacchus isolate 240 chromosome 8, calJac240_pri, whole genome shotgun sequence encodes:
- the EIF2B2 gene encoding translation initiation factor eIF2B subunit beta isoform X1, with protein sequence MPGAAVKGSELSERIESFVETLKRGGGPRSSEEMARDTLGLLRQIITDHRWSNAGELMELIRREGRRMTAAQPSETTVGNMVRRVLKIIREEYGRLHGRSDESDQQESLHKLLTSGGLNEDFSFHYAQLQSNIIEAINELLVELEGTTENIAAQALEHIHSNEVIMTIGFSRTVEAFLKEAARKRKFHVIVAECAPFCQGHEVAVNLSKAGIETTVMTDAAIFAVMSRVNKVIIGTKTILANGALRAVTGTHTLALAAKHHSTPLIVCAPMFKLSPQFPNEEDSFHKFVAPEEVLPFTEGDILEKVSVHCPVFDYVPPELITLFISNIGGNAPSYIYRLMSELYHPDDHVL encoded by the exons ATGCCTGGAGCCGCAGTGAAGGGCTCAGAGTTGTCAGAGAGGATCGAGAGCTTCGTGGAGACCCTGAAGCGGGGTGGTGGGCCCCGCAGCTCCGAGGAAATGGCTCGGGATACCCTGGGGCTGCTGCGCCAGATCATCACAGACCACCGCTGGAGCAACGCGG GGGAGCTGATGGAGCTGATCCGCAGAGAGGGCAGGAGGATGACGGCCGCTCAGCCCTCCGAGACCACCGTGGGCAACATGGTGCGGAGAGTGCTCAAGATTATCCGGGAGGAGTATGGCAG ACTCCATGGACGCAGCGATGAGAGTGATCAGCAGGAGTCCCTACACAAACTGTTGACCTCCGGAGGCCTGAACGAGGATTTCAGCTTCCATTATGCCCAACTCCAGTCCAACATCATTGAGGCAATTAATGAGCTGCTAGTGGAGCTGG AAGGGACAACAGAAAACATTGCAGCCCAGGCTCTGGAGCACATTCACTCCAACGAGGTGATTATGACCATTGGCTTCTCCCGAACTGTAGAGGCCTTCCTCAAAGAGGCTGCCCGAAAGAGAAAATTCCATGTCATTGTAGCAGAGTGTGCTCCTTTCTGCCAG GGTCATGAAGTGGCTGTCAATTTGTCCAAAGCAGGTATTGAGACAACTGTCATGACTGATGCTGCCATTTTTGCTGTTATGTCAAGAGTCAACAAG GTGATCATTGGCacgaagaccatcctggccaatgggGCCCTGAGAGCTGTGACAGGAACTCACACTCTGGCACTGGCAGCAAAACACCATTCCACCCCACTCATTGTCTGTGCACCTATGTTCAAACTTTCCCCACAG ttcCCCAATGAAGAAGACTCATTTCATAAGTTTGTGGCTCCTGAAGAAGTCCTGCCTTTCACAGAAG GGGACATTCTGGAGAAGGTCAGCGTGCATTGCCCTGTGTTTGACTACGTCCCCCCAGAGCTCATTACCCTCTTTATTTCCAACATTGGTGGGAATGCACCTTCCTACATCTACCGCCTGATGAGTGAACTCTACCATCCTGACGATCATGTCCTATGA
- the EIF2B2 gene encoding translation initiation factor eIF2B subunit beta isoform X2 produces MPGAAVKGSELSERIESFVETLKRGGGPRSSEEMARDTLGLLRQIITDHRWSNAGELMELIRREGRRMTAAQPSETTVGNMVRRVLKIIREEYGRLHGRSDESDQQESLHKLLTSGGLNEDFSFHYAQLQSNIIEAINELLVELEGTTENIAAQALEHIHSNEVIMTIGFSRTVEAFLKEAARKRKFHVIVAECAPFCQGHEVAVNLSKAGIETTVMTDAAIFAVMSRVNKFPNEEDSFHKFVAPEEVLPFTEGDILEKVSVHCPVFDYVPPELITLFISNIGGNAPSYIYRLMSELYHPDDHVL; encoded by the exons ATGCCTGGAGCCGCAGTGAAGGGCTCAGAGTTGTCAGAGAGGATCGAGAGCTTCGTGGAGACCCTGAAGCGGGGTGGTGGGCCCCGCAGCTCCGAGGAAATGGCTCGGGATACCCTGGGGCTGCTGCGCCAGATCATCACAGACCACCGCTGGAGCAACGCGG GGGAGCTGATGGAGCTGATCCGCAGAGAGGGCAGGAGGATGACGGCCGCTCAGCCCTCCGAGACCACCGTGGGCAACATGGTGCGGAGAGTGCTCAAGATTATCCGGGAGGAGTATGGCAG ACTCCATGGACGCAGCGATGAGAGTGATCAGCAGGAGTCCCTACACAAACTGTTGACCTCCGGAGGCCTGAACGAGGATTTCAGCTTCCATTATGCCCAACTCCAGTCCAACATCATTGAGGCAATTAATGAGCTGCTAGTGGAGCTGG AAGGGACAACAGAAAACATTGCAGCCCAGGCTCTGGAGCACATTCACTCCAACGAGGTGATTATGACCATTGGCTTCTCCCGAACTGTAGAGGCCTTCCTCAAAGAGGCTGCCCGAAAGAGAAAATTCCATGTCATTGTAGCAGAGTGTGCTCCTTTCTGCCAG GGTCATGAAGTGGCTGTCAATTTGTCCAAAGCAGGTATTGAGACAACTGTCATGACTGATGCTGCCATTTTTGCTGTTATGTCAAGAGTCAACAAG ttcCCCAATGAAGAAGACTCATTTCATAAGTTTGTGGCTCCTGAAGAAGTCCTGCCTTTCACAGAAG GGGACATTCTGGAGAAGGTCAGCGTGCATTGCCCTGTGTTTGACTACGTCCCCCCAGAGCTCATTACCCTCTTTATTTCCAACATTGGTGGGAATGCACCTTCCTACATCTACCGCCTGATGAGTGAACTCTACCATCCTGACGATCATGTCCTATGA